The proteins below come from a single Cylindrospermopsis raciborskii Cr2010 genomic window:
- a CDS encoding DUF4145 domain-containing protein yields the protein MITSLSPEDIILTALDIFLNKDTGDFSSLAEQIEKSGYPSEKEIAALLDEWLENKPSLRKEYNRIFVQLRNERKTERQFLPRSQSTSPDGEALHKQKVKMLLSKMRDVVHVLNCVTCKGLVNAKEIDSYFTPIQTKDSMANSPDKIGTKYKFTFLQCTKCSQPFITRTEYSDNPEHYNDPTYGQPKTLYPTSEKTISSEVPTYIRTVLEEAIRCYNNKAFIASVIMCVKTLDYVCKDYKIEAGSLENKLKKMKEQEIIDQNLYDWADRLRVTENDFVHKNITFGATDAQYIINFTYTVIDYIFTYRKKFEQFKYKSKPEGKN from the coding sequence ATGATCACAAGTCTTAGTCCAGAAGATATAATTTTAACTGCACTGGATATTTTTCTCAATAAAGATACGGGGGATTTCTCATCCTTGGCTGAACAAATTGAGAAATCTGGATATCCCAGTGAAAAGGAAATTGCCGCTTTACTAGATGAATGGTTGGAGAATAAACCTTCCCTGCGAAAGGAGTATAATAGGATATTTGTACAACTCAGAAATGAGCGGAAAACAGAAAGGCAATTTTTACCCAGATCACAAAGCACTTCCCCGGATGGGGAAGCTTTACATAAACAAAAAGTAAAAATGCTGCTCAGCAAAATGCGTGACGTTGTGCATGTATTAAATTGTGTGACTTGTAAAGGCTTAGTAAATGCCAAAGAAATAGATAGCTACTTTACACCAATTCAGACCAAAGATTCCATGGCTAATTCTCCGGATAAAATTGGCACTAAATATAAGTTTACATTTTTACAATGCACTAAGTGTTCTCAGCCTTTTATCACTCGCACGGAATATTCTGATAATCCCGAACATTACAATGATCCCACCTATGGTCAACCCAAAACCTTATATCCCACATCTGAGAAAACTATTAGTTCTGAAGTACCTACATACATAAGGACGGTATTGGAAGAGGCTATACGGTGCTATAATAATAAAGCATTTATTGCATCCGTGATTATGTGTGTTAAGACATTAGACTATGTATGTAAAGATTATAAAATTGAGGCAGGATCGCTTGAGAATAAACTCAAGAAAATGAAAGAACAAGAAATTATTGATCAGAATCTTTATGATTGGGCTGATAGGTTAAGAGTAACAGAAAATGATTTTGTGCATAAGAATATAACTTTTGGTGCAACAGATGCTCAATACATTATTAACTTTACATATACAGTTATTGATTATATTTTCACGTACAGGAAAAAATTTGAACAGTTTAAATACAAGAGCAAACCAGAAGGAAAAAATTAA
- the recN gene encoding DNA repair protein RecN, with product MLLSLRIENFALIDQLELDFGPGLNVLTGETGAGKSIILDAIDAVLGGRVSSRVIRTGTNRAVVEGTFSIAPFLATWLTEQEIDLIDDNSLVISREITASGINIRSRSRVNGVLVNRQIMTSLRDRLVEITAQGQTLQVGQSAQVRDWLDLYGGEDIIQHKQKVSSAYAAYQEAHKSLEKRRRSEKERLQQLDLLTYQIQELTTANLHDPQEMELLNQERERLNHLVDLQQMSYKIHQSLYQNDAETPTAVDLLGASETILNHIVEFDPQLQPILELVRDALATVMEVGRQISMYGDGLEADPQRLEEVEERVRELKQICRKYGPSLSEAIEYYQRIQNELEELNSTEDSLESLEQQEQVCLQHLNQVCQQLTQLRLQSAINLESHLLAQLKPLAMEKVKFQVEITPIPPTSTGADKITFMFSPNAGEPIQPLTEIASGGEMSRFLLALKACFNQHDSVETMIFDEIDVGVSGRVAQVIAEKLRQLSEAQQVLCVTHQPLVAAMADRHFRVYKEVIEKNGNTEERTVVRVTSLDNLNTRRDELAQLAGGKSANQAIAFAESLLIQAAKLRVQD from the coding sequence ATGTTACTGTCCCTCAGAATTGAGAATTTTGCCCTGATCGACCAACTGGAGTTAGATTTTGGTCCAGGATTGAATGTTTTAACTGGGGAAACTGGTGCAGGAAAGTCGATTATTCTGGATGCGATTGATGCAGTTTTGGGTGGAAGGGTTTCTAGTCGGGTAATTCGCACTGGAACTAATCGTGCTGTGGTAGAAGGAACTTTCAGTATTGCTCCGTTTTTGGCTACTTGGTTAACTGAACAGGAAATTGATTTGATTGATGATAATTCTCTGGTGATCAGTCGGGAAATTACTGCATCTGGAATTAATATCCGCAGTCGTTCACGGGTAAATGGTGTGTTAGTTAATCGCCAAATTATGACTAGTCTGCGCGATCGCCTGGTGGAAATTACTGCACAAGGACAAACTTTACAAGTGGGACAGTCTGCTCAAGTCAGAGATTGGTTGGATCTCTATGGTGGTGAGGATATAATTCAACACAAACAAAAGGTGAGTAGTGCTTACGCTGCATATCAAGAGGCACATAAAAGTTTAGAAAAACGACGTAGGTCAGAAAAGGAACGTTTGCAACAGTTAGACCTCCTAACTTATCAAATTCAAGAATTGACCACAGCAAATCTCCATGATCCACAAGAAATGGAACTATTGAACCAGGAAAGAGAAAGACTAAATCATCTGGTTGATTTGCAACAAATGAGTTATAAAATTCATCAGTCCTTATATCAAAATGATGCTGAAACTCCCACTGCTGTGGATTTATTAGGAGCTAGTGAGACCATATTAAACCACATTGTGGAGTTTGACCCTCAACTGCAACCCATTTTGGAGTTAGTTAGGGATGCGTTGGCAACAGTTATGGAAGTAGGAAGACAAATTAGTATGTATGGAGATGGATTAGAAGCTGATCCTCAAAGACTAGAAGAAGTAGAAGAAAGAGTAAGAGAGCTAAAACAAATCTGTCGTAAATATGGACCTAGTCTCTCAGAAGCAATAGAATATTATCAACGTATTCAAAATGAATTAGAGGAATTGAATAGTACGGAAGATTCCTTAGAAAGTTTGGAACAACAGGAGCAGGTTTGTCTACAACATCTTAATCAGGTCTGTCAACAGTTGACTCAATTACGCTTACAGAGTGCGATTAATTTAGAATCTCATTTGTTGGCTCAACTAAAACCACTGGCCATGGAAAAAGTAAAATTTCAAGTAGAAATTACCCCCATTCCACCCACCTCCACCGGTGCAGATAAAATCACCTTTATGTTCAGTCCCAATGCGGGGGAACCCATTCAACCACTGACAGAAATTGCTTCTGGTGGGGAAATGAGTCGATTTTTATTGGCTCTCAAAGCTTGTTTTAATCAGCATGATAGTGTAGAAACTATGATTTTTGATGAAATTGATGTGGGTGTTTCCGGGAGAGTTGCTCAAGTTATTGCCGAAAAATTACGTCAATTAAGCGAAGCTCAACAAGTATTATGTGTAACTCATCAACCCTTAGTCGCAGCTATGGCTGATCGACATTTCCGGGTTTATAAAGAGGTGATTGAAAAAAACGGTAATACGGAGGAGCGCACCGTAGTCAGAGTTACCTCTTTGGATAACTTAAATACTCGCAGGGATGAATTGGCCCAATTAGCTGGTGGTAAATCTGCTAATCAGGCGATCGCTTTTGCTGAATCTTTACTAATTCAAGCTGCTAAATTACGAGTACAGGACTAA
- a CDS encoding ArsC/Spx/MgsR family protein produces MARVIFYEKPGCKNNIRQKVLLTAAGHQVIAYSLLTEPWTKERLKSFFGDRPVVEWFNKTAPSVRSGEVNPENIDGETALLMMLKDPLLIRRPLLEVGNQREVGFDVEKIHAWIGLNSTDESLQVMTESLMQQDLQGCAHDKNHEHHH; encoded by the coding sequence ATGGCTAGAGTGATTTTCTATGAAAAACCTGGATGTAAAAATAATATCAGACAAAAGGTTTTACTAACAGCAGCAGGTCATCAGGTAATAGCATATAGCTTATTAACAGAACCATGGACGAAGGAAAGATTAAAATCCTTTTTCGGCGATCGCCCGGTAGTGGAATGGTTTAATAAAACAGCTCCCAGTGTAAGATCAGGAGAGGTAAATCCAGAAAACATTGATGGGGAAACTGCTTTATTAATGATGCTGAAAGATCCTCTATTAATTCGCCGTCCTTTATTAGAAGTAGGTAATCAAAGAGAGGTAGGTTTTGATGTGGAAAAAATCCACGCCTGGATTGGTTTGAACTCCACGGACGAGTCCTTACAGGTAATGACTGAAAGTCTCATGCAACAGGATTTGCAAGGGTGTGCTCACGATAAAAACCACGAACATCATCATTAG
- a CDS encoding cysteine dioxygenase family protein produces the protein MQGKDWFIPESGKHELCKAAREWDLLRENYRFYRFLTEVEDVLNDVEEESDFLPHLRMLVRRLIVNSYWVKSRVLKPHSPTGTSVLLLYDELGFPLTVQTVTFAPGITSNIHNHGTWGIVAILQGQEKNTFWQPDPANPDRIQQVGSLDLFPGDLISFTSQTIHQVYSVGPEPTVTFNIYGETNSQNRREFDIVNHTSKNF, from the coding sequence ATGCAAGGAAAAGATTGGTTCATCCCTGAGAGTGGAAAGCATGAACTATGTAAAGCTGCAAGAGAATGGGACTTATTAAGAGAAAATTATCGTTTTTATCGGTTTCTCACGGAAGTAGAAGATGTTCTCAATGATGTAGAAGAAGAGTCTGATTTTCTTCCTCACCTGAGAATGCTGGTCAGAAGACTAATAGTTAATTCCTATTGGGTAAAAAGTCGAGTTTTAAAACCACATTCTCCAACCGGAACATCAGTTTTGTTACTATATGATGAGTTGGGATTTCCTTTAACAGTACAGACTGTCACTTTTGCACCAGGAATCACCTCCAATATCCATAATCATGGAACCTGGGGAATAGTCGCTATTTTACAAGGTCAGGAAAAAAACACATTTTGGCAACCTGATCCAGCAAATCCTGATCGTATTCAACAGGTAGGATCTTTAGATTTATTTCCCGGTGATTTAATTAGTTTTACTTCCCAAACCATACATCAGGTCTATTCTGTGGGACCAGAACCAACTGTTACTTTTAACATTTATGGAGAAACCAATTCTCAAAACAGACGAGAATTTGACATAGTTAACCATACCAGCAAGAATTTTTAA
- a CDS encoding cytochrome c oxidase subunit 3, with the protein MTAITTDKHLSGDHHEHPDLRVWGLLTFLVSESLMFGGFFATYLFFKGTTPVWPPEGTDVELLIPTINTIILVSSSFVIHLGDAAIKRNRVGWMRFWYFITAIMGAVFLVGQIYEYMNLGYGLTSNVFANCFYLMTGFHGLHVFVGLLLILGVLWRSLKRNHYSAIKHTGIEMAEIYWHFVDIIWIILFTLVYLMNAF; encoded by the coding sequence ATGACAGCAATTACGACTGACAAACATCTCTCAGGTGACCATCACGAACATCCGGATTTGCGGGTTTGGGGATTATTAACTTTCTTGGTTTCTGAATCCTTAATGTTTGGTGGATTTTTTGCTACCTATTTATTTTTTAAAGGTACTACCCCAGTTTGGCCTCCAGAGGGGACAGATGTGGAATTGCTTATCCCTACCATTAACACCATAATTCTAGTATCTAGCAGTTTTGTTATTCATCTAGGTGATGCAGCAATTAAAAGAAATCGTGTGGGGTGGATGCGATTTTGGTATTTTATTACGGCCATCATGGGTGCTGTATTTTTAGTGGGACAGATTTATGAATACATGAATCTGGGGTATGGGTTAACTAGCAATGTTTTCGCCAATTGTTTTTATTTAATGACTGGTTTTCACGGATTGCATGTTTTTGTGGGATTGCTATTAATTTTGGGTGTTTTATGGCGTTCTCTCAAACGTAATCATTATTCTGCTATTAAACATACGGGAATCGAAATGGCAGAAATTTATTGGCACTTTGTCGATATCATTTGGATTATTTTGTTTACCTTGGTTTATCTCATGAATGCTTTTTGA
- the ctaD gene encoding cytochrome c oxidase subunit I yields the protein MTSSEFFPEIPTNPPDQSQQKTLLVSHTSHQEPWKFKDYFTFNTDHKVIGIQYLVTAFFFYLIGGLMAVAIRTELATPDADFIDPNLYNAFMTNHGTIMIFLWIVPSAIGGFGNYLVPLMVGARDMAFPKLNAIAFWLNPPAGLLLLASFFFGGSQSGWTAYPPLSLITAPIAQSLWILAIVLVGTSSILGSINFVITILMMKVPSMKWDQVPLFCWAILATSILALLSTPVLAAGLVLLLFDINFGTSFFKPDAGGNVIIYQHLFWFYSHPAVYLMILPIFGIMSEVIPTHARKPIFGYKAIAYSSVAICVVGLFVWVHHMFTSGTPGWMRMFFTISTLIVAVPTGVKIFGWVATLWGGKIRFTSAMLFAIGLLSMFVMGGLSGVTMGTAPFDVHVHDTYYVVAHFHYVLFGGSVFGIYSGIYHWFPKITGKIMNETWGKIHFILTFIGTNLTFLPMHELGLQGMPRRVAMYDPQFISLNQICTVGAFILAISVIPFAYNAINSWFNGESAGDNPWKSLTLEWTTSSPPIIENWEVLPVVTHGPYDYGHQQDEV from the coding sequence ATGACTTCCAGCGAATTTTTTCCTGAAATACCAACAAATCCACCAGATCAAAGTCAACAAAAAACTCTTCTGGTATCCCACACTTCACATCAAGAACCTTGGAAATTTAAAGACTATTTTACTTTTAATACCGATCATAAAGTCATCGGTATTCAATATTTAGTCACCGCCTTTTTCTTCTATTTAATAGGTGGGTTAATGGCCGTTGCCATCCGCACAGAATTAGCCACACCCGACGCTGATTTCATTGACCCCAATCTGTATAACGCCTTCATGACTAATCACGGAACAATCATGATATTTCTTTGGATTGTTCCCAGCGCTATTGGGGGATTTGGTAATTATTTAGTACCCTTAATGGTGGGTGCTAGAGATATGGCATTTCCTAAATTAAACGCCATTGCTTTTTGGTTAAATCCCCCCGCAGGTTTGCTATTATTAGCCAGTTTCTTTTTTGGTGGTTCTCAATCCGGTTGGACCGCCTATCCACCCCTAAGTTTAATTACCGCCCCCATCGCTCAAAGTCTCTGGATTTTAGCAATTGTTTTAGTAGGAACTTCCTCAATTTTGGGTTCAATTAACTTTGTCATCACAATTTTGATGATGAAAGTTCCTAGCATGAAATGGGATCAAGTTCCCCTATTTTGTTGGGCAATTTTAGCAACTTCTATTCTGGCACTTTTATCCACTCCCGTGTTAGCAGCAGGCTTAGTTTTGCTACTATTTGACATTAATTTCGGTACCTCCTTCTTCAAACCTGATGCTGGTGGTAACGTGATTATTTACCAACATCTATTTTGGTTTTATTCCCATCCAGCAGTTTATTTAATGATTCTGCCAATTTTTGGCATTATGTCAGAAGTGATTCCTACCCATGCGCGCAAACCAATTTTTGGATATAAGGCGATCGCCTATTCTAGTGTTGCCATTTGTGTGGTAGGTTTATTTGTGTGGGTTCACCACATGTTTACCAGTGGTACTCCTGGTTGGATGCGCATGTTTTTCACTATTTCCACACTAATAGTTGCTGTTCCTACAGGGGTAAAGATATTTGGTTGGGTGGCAACTCTTTGGGGTGGTAAAATCCGATTTACCAGTGCAATGTTGTTTGCAATTGGTTTATTATCAATGTTTGTTATGGGTGGTTTAAGTGGCGTAACTATGGGAACTGCTCCCTTTGACGTTCACGTTCATGATACCTATTATGTGGTTGCCCATTTTCACTATGTTTTATTTGGTGGTTCTGTTTTTGGCATTTACTCTGGTATCTATCATTGGTTTCCCAAAATCACCGGTAAAATCATGAATGAAACTTGGGGTAAAATCCACTTTATTCTGACTTTTATTGGTACTAACCTAACATTTTTACCAATGCACGAACTGGGATTACAAGGGATGCCAAGACGAGTGGCTATGTATGACCCACAATTTATTAGTTTGAACCAGATTTGTACGGTGGGAGCATTCATTTTAGCTATTTCTGTTATTCCCTTTGCTTATAATGCGATTAATAGTTGGTTCAATGGTGAGTCAGCAGGTGATAATCCCTGGAAGAGTTTAACCCTAGAATGGACTACTAGTTCTCCCCCGATTATTGAAAATTGGGAAGTTTTACCTGTGGTTACCCATGGACCTTATGACTATGGACATCAACAAGATGAGGTCTAG
- a CDS encoding cytochrome c oxidase subunit II, with translation MQKVPVSLWTLLVGMIISPISIWIGQHHHLLPIQASAQAPLVDNFFNVMFTIAVALFLIVEGTIVIFLFVYRRRAGDASDGIPIEGNLALEIFWTAIPTVIVIALGIYSVNIYNQMGGLEPGSHPHHIAHVSGTAIAATMDNESKSSSNSLHTPAANIGIGASPETQNKPADLVVNVQGMQFAWLFNYPETDINAGELHIPVGADVQLNLSATDVIHSFWVPQFRLKQDAIPGVPTELRFVATKPGTYPIVCTELCGGYHGSMRSQVIVHSQEEFNHWLTENQVAQQNSPQILAVNPGDVSPTEFLAPYVQNMGINSQIIPSFKSITK, from the coding sequence ATGCAAAAAGTTCCCGTATCATTATGGACACTATTGGTAGGAATGATAATTTCTCCTATTAGTATATGGATAGGACAACATCATCATTTGTTACCCATACAAGCTTCAGCCCAAGCGCCCTTGGTAGACAATTTTTTTAATGTCATGTTTACCATTGCAGTAGCTCTATTTTTAATAGTTGAAGGAACCATAGTAATTTTCTTATTTGTGTATCGTCGTCGTGCAGGAGATGCTAGTGATGGTATACCCATAGAAGGCAATTTAGCCCTAGAGATTTTTTGGACTGCCATACCCACAGTAATTGTAATTGCTTTAGGTATTTACAGCGTCAATATCTATAATCAAATGGGAGGTTTAGAACCAGGTAGTCATCCCCATCATATTGCCCATGTTTCAGGTACAGCAATAGCAGCTACCATGGATAATGAAAGTAAATCTTCCAGTAATTCCCTTCACACACCTGCTGCTAATATTGGGATTGGCGCAAGTCCTGAAACTCAAAACAAACCAGCAGATTTGGTAGTTAATGTTCAAGGAATGCAATTTGCATGGTTATTTAACTATCCCGAAACCGACATAAATGCAGGAGAATTACATATTCCTGTAGGTGCAGACGTACAGTTAAACCTGTCCGCGACAGATGTAATTCACTCATTTTGGGTTCCCCAATTTCGTCTCAAGCAAGATGCGATTCCTGGTGTACCAACAGAACTGAGATTTGTAGCAACAAAACCAGGAACCTATCCCATAGTTTGCACAGAATTATGTGGTGGTTATCATGGTTCCATGCGCAGCCAAGTAATTGTTCACAGTCAGGAGGAATTTAATCATTGGTTAACAGAAAATCAGGTAGCACAACAAAATTCTCCCCAAATATTAGCTGTTAACCCTGGTGATGTATCTCCCACGGAATTTCTAGCGCCCTATGTTCAGAATATGGGAATAAATTCCCAAATCATTCCCTCATTTAAGAGCATCACCAAATAA
- a CDS encoding glutaminase has protein sequence MINNKLFQEVLLILNFSFNSYLHSLYNFGVLLLFSPLKHINKHINFDNLSVDDLSLWMAQSQTSISQGQVLQRIPLLANINPLLFAVYIYSKPNIHYSLGDYTTPFPFMSVIKPFSFLYLLEHVGEDQVLQSVGTSPSSMAFNSLEQLISDKGYPRNPMINSGAITVAHKLNNISQVINSSNYTGSFLSQPFVEWLNKLADTQLYLDVAMLTSVRSTRSPLNLAIARILYENGYIDNIESALDIYEEICCISGTVVDVGKLGKLLARESGLIAPEHRLLVNHVMLGCGLYESSPYYAQKIGLPMKSGISGALLAIIPDHGAIAIYSPALDLTGNSIAGLRFIETLFSKL, from the coding sequence ATGATAAATAACAAATTATTTCAGGAAGTGTTGTTAATTTTGAACTTTTCTTTTAACTCTTATCTCCACTCCTTGTATAATTTTGGTGTTCTGTTATTATTTAGTCCCTTGAAACATATCAATAAACATATCAATTTTGATAATTTGTCGGTTGATGACTTGTCTCTCTGGATGGCACAATCCCAAACTTCTATATCCCAAGGTCAAGTTCTTCAGCGTATACCTCTGTTGGCTAATATTAATCCTCTATTGTTTGCTGTTTATATTTATTCTAAACCTAATATTCATTATAGTCTGGGAGATTATACTACTCCTTTCCCTTTCATGAGTGTTATTAAACCTTTTAGTTTTTTATATCTCCTTGAACATGTGGGTGAGGACCAGGTTCTTCAATCTGTGGGTACATCCCCTTCATCAATGGCTTTTAATTCCTTAGAACAGCTAATTTCAGATAAGGGATACCCCCGCAACCCTATGATTAATAGTGGTGCCATTACTGTGGCTCATAAATTAAATAATATAAGTCAGGTAATTAATAGTAGTAATTATACAGGAAGTTTTCTGTCTCAACCTTTTGTTGAATGGTTAAATAAATTGGCAGATACCCAACTATACTTGGACGTGGCTATGTTGACTTCTGTCCGATCTACCCGTTCTCCTCTCAATTTGGCGATCGCACGGATTCTGTATGAAAATGGATATATTGACAATATTGAATCTGCTCTGGATATCTATGAGGAAATATGCTGTATTTCCGGAACGGTAGTAGATGTGGGGAAGTTGGGAAAATTATTGGCTCGGGAAAGTGGTTTAATCGCTCCTGAGCATCGTCTATTGGTCAATCACGTCATGTTAGGTTGTGGACTTTATGAGTCCTCCCCCTACTATGCTCAAAAAATTGGTTTACCTATGAAGTCAGGTATTAGTGGGGCACTTTTGGCAATAATACCTGATCACGGTGCGATCGCTATTTATAGTCCTGCTTTAGATTTAACTGGTAATTCTATAGCAGGACTAAGGTTTATTGAAACTTTATTTAGTAAATTGTGA